The following coding sequences lie in one Arabidopsis thaliana chromosome 3, partial sequence genomic window:
- the SOX gene encoding sulfite oxidase (sulfite oxidase (SOX); FUNCTIONS IN: sulfite oxidase activity; INVOLVED IN: sulfur metabolic process, response to sulfur dioxide, chlorophyll metabolic process; LOCATED IN: mitochondrion, peroxisome; EXPRESSED IN: 29 plant structures; EXPRESSED DURING: 15 growth stages; CONTAINS InterPro DOMAIN/s: Immunoglobulin E-set (InterPro:IPR014756), Eukaryotic molybdopterin oxidoreductase (InterPro:IPR008335), Moybdenum cofactor oxidoreductase, dimerisation (InterPro:IPR005066), Oxidoreductase, molybdopterin-binding domain (InterPro:IPR000572); BEST Arabidopsis thaliana protein match is: nitrate reductase 1 (TAIR:AT1G77760.1); Has 4198 Blast hits to 4195 proteins in 919 species: Archae - 144; Bacteria - 2268; Metazoa - 143; Fungi - 280; Plants - 245; Viruses - 0; Other Eukaryotes - 1118 (source: NCBI BLink).) — protein MPGIRGPSEYSQEPPRHPSLKVNAKEPFNAEPPRSALVSSYVTPVDLFYKRNHGPIPIVDHLQSYSVTLTGLIQNPRKLFIKDIRSLPKYNVTATLQCAGNRRTAMSKVRNVRGVGWDVSAIGNAVWGGAKLADVLELVGIPKLTASTNLGARHVEFVSVDRCKEENGGPYKASITLSQATNPEADVLLAYEMNGETLNRDHGFPLRVVVPGVIGARSVKWLDSINVIAEESQGFFMQKDYKMFPPSVNWDNINWSSRRPQMDFPVQSAICSVEDVQMVKPGKVSIKGYAVSGGGRGIERVDISLDGGKNWVEASRTQEPGKQYISEHSSSDKWAWVLFEATIDVSQTTEVIAKAVDSAANVQPENVESVWNLRGVLNTSWHRVLLRLGHSNL, from the exons ATGCCTGGAATTAGAGGTCCTTCGGAATACTCGCAGGAACCACCTCGTCACCCTTCTCTCAAGGTCAACGCCAag GAACCTTTCAACGCCGAGCCTCCCCGCTCGGCCTTAGTCTCATCTTATGTCACTCCCGTCGACCTTTTCTACAAGCGAAATCATGGTCCCATCCCCATTGTTGATCACCTTCAAag CTACTCCGTCACCCTTACTGGATTGATCCAGAACCCGAGAAAGCTCTTTATCAAAGACATCAG GTCCCTCCCAAAGTACAATGTTACTGCTACTCTTCAG TGTGCCGGTAACAGAAGGACTGCCATGAGCAAAGTTAGGAATGTTAGAGGTGTTGGATGGGATGTTTCTGCTATTGGCAACG CTGTCTGGGGTGGGGCGAAACTGGCCGATGTTCTTGAGCTTGTGGGGATACCAAAGCTGACTGCTTCTACCAATTTAGGAGCCAGACATGTTGAGTTCGTTAGTGTTGATCGCTGTAAG GAGGAAAATGGGGGCCCTTATAAGGCGTCAATCACTCTAAGTCAAGCCACAAATCCTGAAGCGGATGTTCTACTCGCTTATGAGATGAATGGAGAG ACCCTGAACAGGGATCACGGATTTCCGTTAAGGGTGGTTGTCCCTGGTGTGATTGGTGCTCGTTCGGTCAAATGGCTTGATTCCATCAATGTCATCGCTGAAGAAAGCCAG GGATTCTTCATGcaaaaagattacaaaatgtTTCCACCCTCTGTCAATTGGGATAATATCAACTGGTCCTCTAGGAGACCGCAAATGGATTTCCCTGTTCAG AGTGCAATCTGCTCTGTGGAGGATGTGCAAATGGTGAAGCCTGGAAAG gTAAGTATCAAAGGATATGCGGTTTCAGGAGGTGGACGCGGGATAGAAAGAGTGGACATATCCCTGGATGGAGGCAAAAACTGGGTGGAAGCTTCTAGAACGCAGGAACCAGGAAAGCAGTACATCTCAGAACACAGCTCCAGTGACAAATGGGCATGGGTGTTGTTTGAAGCCACCATTGATGTTTCACAGACTACAGAGGTCATCGCCAAAGCG GTTGATTCGGCGGCGAATGTTCAACCGGAAAATGTGGAGTCGGTGTGGAACCTAAGAGGGGTTCTCAACACTTCGTGGCACCGTGTCCTTCTCCGGCTTGGCCACTCTAACTTGTAG
- the SOX gene encoding sulfite oxidase (sulfite oxidase (SOX); FUNCTIONS IN: sulfite oxidase activity; INVOLVED IN: sulfur metabolic process, response to sulfur dioxide, chlorophyll metabolic process; LOCATED IN: mitochondrion, peroxisome; EXPRESSED IN: 29 plant structures; EXPRESSED DURING: 15 growth stages; CONTAINS InterPro DOMAIN/s: Immunoglobulin E-set (InterPro:IPR014756), Eukaryotic molybdopterin oxidoreductase (InterPro:IPR008335), Moybdenum cofactor oxidoreductase, dimerisation (InterPro:IPR005066), Oxidoreductase, molybdopterin-binding domain (InterPro:IPR000572); BEST Arabidopsis thaliana protein match is: nitrate reductase 1 (TAIR:AT1G77760.1); Has 3266 Blast hits to 3265 proteins in 737 species: Archae - 124; Bacteria - 1570; Metazoa - 141; Fungi - 268; Plants - 245; Viruses - 0; Other Eukaryotes - 918 (source: NCBI BLink).), protein MSLPSTFSTSEIMENGGPYKASITLSQATNPEADVLLAYEMNGETLNRDHGFPLRVVVPGVIGARSVKWLDSINVIAEESQGFFMQKDYKMFPPSVNWDNINWSSRRPQMDFPVQSAICSVEDVQMVKPGKVSIKGYAVSGGGRGIERVDISLDGGKNWVEASRTQEPGKQYISEHSSSDKWAWVLFEATIDVSQTTEVIAKAVDSAANVQPENVESVWNLRGVLNTSWHRVLLRLGHSNL, encoded by the exons ATGTCACTCCCGTCGACCTTTTCTACAAGCGAAATCATG GAAAATGGGGGCCCTTATAAGGCGTCAATCACTCTAAGTCAAGCCACAAATCCTGAAGCGGATGTTCTACTCGCTTATGAGATGAATGGAGAG ACCCTGAACAGGGATCACGGATTTCCGTTAAGGGTGGTTGTCCCTGGTGTGATTGGTGCTCGTTCGGTCAAATGGCTTGATTCCATCAATGTCATCGCTGAAGAAAGCCAG GGATTCTTCATGcaaaaagattacaaaatgtTTCCACCCTCTGTCAATTGGGATAATATCAACTGGTCCTCTAGGAGACCGCAAATGGATTTCCCTGTTCAG AGTGCAATCTGCTCTGTGGAGGATGTGCAAATGGTGAAGCCTGGAAAG gTAAGTATCAAAGGATATGCGGTTTCAGGAGGTGGACGCGGGATAGAAAGAGTGGACATATCCCTGGATGGAGGCAAAAACTGGGTGGAAGCTTCTAGAACGCAGGAACCAGGAAAGCAGTACATCTCAGAACACAGCTCCAGTGACAAATGGGCATGGGTGTTGTTTGAAGCCACCATTGATGTTTCACAGACTACAGAGGTCATCGCCAAAGCG GTTGATTCGGCGGCGAATGTTCAACCGGAAAATGTGGAGTCGGTGTGGAACCTAAGAGGGGTTCTCAACACTTCGTGGCACCGTGTCCTTCTCCGGCTTGGCCACTCTAACTTGTAG
- the SOX gene encoding sulfite oxidase (sulfite oxidase (SOX); FUNCTIONS IN: sulfite oxidase activity; INVOLVED IN: sulfur metabolic process, response to sulfur dioxide, chlorophyll metabolic process; LOCATED IN: mitochondrion, peroxisome; EXPRESSED IN: 29 plant structures; EXPRESSED DURING: 15 growth stages; CONTAINS InterPro DOMAIN/s: Immunoglobulin E-set (InterPro:IPR014756), Eukaryotic molybdopterin oxidoreductase (InterPro:IPR008335), Moybdenum cofactor oxidoreductase, dimerisation (InterPro:IPR005066), Oxidoreductase, molybdopterin-binding domain (InterPro:IPR000572); BEST Arabidopsis thaliana protein match is: nitrate reductase 1 (TAIR:AT1G77760.1); Has 35333 Blast hits to 34131 proteins in 2444 species: Archae - 798; Bacteria - 22429; Metazoa - 974; Fungi - 991; Plants - 531; Viruses - 0; Other Eukaryotes - 9610 (source: NCBI BLink).) produces the protein MQCAGNRRTAMSKVRNVRGVGWDVSAIGNAVWGGAKLADVLELVGIPKLTASTNLGARHVEFVSVDRCKEENGGPYKASITLSQATNPEADVLLAYEMNGETLNRDHGFPLRVVVPGVIGARSVKWLDSINVIAEESQGFFMQKDYKMFPPSVNWDNINWSSRRPQMDFPVQSAICSVEDVQMVKPGKVSIKGYAVSGGGRGIERVDISLDGGKNWVEASRTQEPGKQYISEHSSSDKWAWVLFEATIDVSQTTEVIAKAVDSAANVQPENVESVWNLRGVLNTSWHRVLLRLGHSNL, from the exons ATGCAGTGTGCCGGTAACAGAAGGACTGCCATGAGCAAAGTTAGGAATGTTAGAGGTGTTGGATGGGATGTTTCTGCTATTGGCAACG CTGTCTGGGGTGGGGCGAAACTGGCCGATGTTCTTGAGCTTGTGGGGATACCAAAGCTGACTGCTTCTACCAATTTAGGAGCCAGACATGTTGAGTTCGTTAGTGTTGATCGCTGTAAG GAGGAAAATGGGGGCCCTTATAAGGCGTCAATCACTCTAAGTCAAGCCACAAATCCTGAAGCGGATGTTCTACTCGCTTATGAGATGAATGGAGAG ACCCTGAACAGGGATCACGGATTTCCGTTAAGGGTGGTTGTCCCTGGTGTGATTGGTGCTCGTTCGGTCAAATGGCTTGATTCCATCAATGTCATCGCTGAAGAAAGCCAG GGATTCTTCATGcaaaaagattacaaaatgtTTCCACCCTCTGTCAATTGGGATAATATCAACTGGTCCTCTAGGAGACCGCAAATGGATTTCCCTGTTCAG AGTGCAATCTGCTCTGTGGAGGATGTGCAAATGGTGAAGCCTGGAAAG gTAAGTATCAAAGGATATGCGGTTTCAGGAGGTGGACGCGGGATAGAAAGAGTGGACATATCCCTGGATGGAGGCAAAAACTGGGTGGAAGCTTCTAGAACGCAGGAACCAGGAAAGCAGTACATCTCAGAACACAGCTCCAGTGACAAATGGGCATGGGTGTTGTTTGAAGCCACCATTGATGTTTCACAGACTACAGAGGTCATCGCCAAAGCG GTTGATTCGGCGGCGAATGTTCAACCGGAAAATGTGGAGTCGGTGTGGAACCTAAGAGGGGTTCTCAACACTTCGTGGCACCGTGTCCTTCTCCGGCTTGGCCACTCTAACTTGTAG
- a CDS encoding DHBP synthase RibB-like alpha/beta domain-containing protein, with amino-acid sequence MAVAKLHGGGMAAMRLLLLPSPMTHRRPSTLPSTASLSPRRYIVALAAKRSPKRLKYSTPRFTKEGELVYIEVDPCGVDSWKLQPVIDLLKQGAVGVIPTDTVYAIACDCKNHSAVERLRRIKKIESSKPLSILCRSLRDIDTFTMGFPRGDGHGHANVFRAVKQCLPGPYTFILTASKELPKQCVGYGTTSVKYASRKNVGVRISDDALCQAILQQMDAPLICTSVKGPKENEWMIDPTAIGDIYGPEVFIALTLSQRLKNIFGCSILCFGFLLQGLDFVVDGGIRVAEPSTIVDMTGPYPKVIREGKGPILPWMVVEDDESSLRQDLMASGT; translated from the exons ATGGCGGTGGCCAAACTTCACGGCGGAGGTATGGCGGCGATGcgtcttcttctacttccttCCCCGATGACGCACCGGCGACCATCAACGCTTCCGAGCACTGCCTCTTTATCTCCACGGAGATACATCGTCGCGTTGGCGGCCAAGAGAAGCCCTAAGCGTCTCAAATACTCTACTCCTCGTTTCACCAAGGAGGGGGAATTGGTGTACATCGAGGTCGATCCTTGTGGTGTTGATTCCTGGAAACTCCAACCTGTCATTGACCTTCTCAAACAAGGAGCTGTTGGTGTTATTCCCACTGATACCGT ATATGCCATTGCTTGTGATTGTAAAAACCATTCCGCTGTTGAGCGTCTCCGAAG GATTAAAAAGATTGAATCCTCCAAG CCACTTAGCATCTTATGCCGTTCCTTACGAGATATTGACACTTTTACAATGGGCTTTCCTCGTGGTGATGGTCATGGTCATGCTAACGTTTTTCGAGCTGTCAAGCAATGCTTACCTGGTCCT taTACCTTCATCTTGACTGCAAGCAAGGAACTACCCAAACAGTGTGTAGGTTATGGCACCACAAGTGTGAAATATGCATCTAGGAAAAACGTGGGTGTCCGCATATCTGATGATGCTCTCTGCCAAGCTATTCTGCAGCAGATGGATGCCCCATTGATTTGCACAAg TGTGAAAGGGcctaaagaaaatgaatggaTGATCGACCCAACCGCAATAGGTGACATATATGGACCAGAGGTATTTATAGCTCTCACTCTTTCTCAGCGACTAAAGAACATCTTTGGTTGCTCTATTCTCTGTTTCGGTTTCCTTTTACAGGGTCTGGATTTTGTGGTAGACGGAGGTATACGAGTGGCTGAACCATCCACCATCGTGGATATGACAGGACCATATCCCAAGGTCATAAGGGAAGGGAAG GGACCTATATTGCCGTGGATGGTGGTTGAGGACGACGAGTCTTCCCTGCGCCAAGATCTTATGGCGTCTGGCACTTAA
- a CDS encoding DHBP synthase RibB-like alpha/beta domain-containing protein (DHBP synthase RibB-like alpha/beta domain; CONTAINS InterPro DOMAIN/s: Sua5/YciO/YrdC/YwlC (InterPro:IPR004388), DHBP synthase RibB-like alpha/beta domain (InterPro:IPR017945), Sua5/YciO/YrdC, N-terminal (InterPro:IPR006070); Has 7227 Blast hits to 7227 proteins in 2277 species: Archae - 193; Bacteria - 5396; Metazoa - 127; Fungi - 76; Plants - 77; Viruses - 0; Other Eukaryotes - 1358 (source: NCBI BLink).): protein MAVAKLHGGGMAAMRLLLLPSPMTHRRPSTLPSTASLSPRRYIVALAAKRSPKRLKYSTPRFTKEGELVYIEVDPCGVDSWKLQPVIDLLKQGAVGVIPTDTVYAIACDCKNHSAVERLRRIKKIESSKPLSILCRSLRDIDTFTMGFPRGDGHGHANVFRAVKQCLPGPYTFILTASKELPKQCVGYGTTSVKYASRKNVGVRISDDALCQAILQQMDAPLICTSVKGPKENEWMIDPTAIGDIYGPEGLDFVVDGGIRVAEPSTIVDMTGPYPKVIREGKGPILPWMVVEDDESSLRQDLMASGT from the exons ATGGCGGTGGCCAAACTTCACGGCGGAGGTATGGCGGCGATGcgtcttcttctacttccttCCCCGATGACGCACCGGCGACCATCAACGCTTCCGAGCACTGCCTCTTTATCTCCACGGAGATACATCGTCGCGTTGGCGGCCAAGAGAAGCCCTAAGCGTCTCAAATACTCTACTCCTCGTTTCACCAAGGAGGGGGAATTGGTGTACATCGAGGTCGATCCTTGTGGTGTTGATTCCTGGAAACTCCAACCTGTCATTGACCTTCTCAAACAAGGAGCTGTTGGTGTTATTCCCACTGATACCGT ATATGCCATTGCTTGTGATTGTAAAAACCATTCCGCTGTTGAGCGTCTCCGAAG GATTAAAAAGATTGAATCCTCCAAG CCACTTAGCATCTTATGCCGTTCCTTACGAGATATTGACACTTTTACAATGGGCTTTCCTCGTGGTGATGGTCATGGTCATGCTAACGTTTTTCGAGCTGTCAAGCAATGCTTACCTGGTCCT taTACCTTCATCTTGACTGCAAGCAAGGAACTACCCAAACAGTGTGTAGGTTATGGCACCACAAGTGTGAAATATGCATCTAGGAAAAACGTGGGTGTCCGCATATCTGATGATGCTCTCTGCCAAGCTATTCTGCAGCAGATGGATGCCCCATTGATTTGCACAAg TGTGAAAGGGcctaaagaaaatgaatggaTGATCGACCCAACCGCAATAGGTGACATATATGGACCAGAG GGTCTGGATTTTGTGGTAGACGGAGGTATACGAGTGGCTGAACCATCCACCATCGTGGATATGACAGGACCATATCCCAAGGTCATAAGGGAAGGGAAG GGACCTATATTGCCGTGGATGGTGGTTGAGGACGACGAGTCTTCCCTGCGCCAAGATCTTATGGCGTCTGGCACTTAA
- a CDS encoding Major facilitator superfamily protein (Major facilitator superfamily protein; EXPRESSED IN: 23 plant structures; EXPRESSED DURING: 13 growth stages; CONTAINS InterPro DOMAIN/s: Nodulin-like (InterPro:IPR010658), Major facilitator superfamily, general substrate transporter (InterPro:IPR016196); BEST Arabidopsis thaliana protein match is: Major facilitator superfamily protein (TAIR:AT5G14120.1); Has 2557 Blast hits to 2447 proteins in 764 species: Archae - 24; Bacteria - 1311; Metazoa - 10; Fungi - 268; Plants - 609; Viruses - 0; Other Eukaryotes - 335 (source: NCBI BLink).), which translates to MARTTRERVKSFINNRWLVFVAAMWIQSCAGIGYLFGSISPVIKSSLNYNQKQLSRLGVAKDLGDSVGFLAGTLSEILPLWAALLVGSVQNLVGYGWVWLIVTGRAPILPLWAMCILIFVGNNGETYFNTAALVSGVQNFPKSRGPVVGILKGFAGLGGAILSQVYTMIHSSDRASLIFMVAVAPSVVVVPLMFFIRPVGGHRQIRSSDATSFTVIYAVCILLAAYLMAVMLVEDFIDLSHSIIIAFTVVLFAILLVPIFIPIATSCFTASTDPCDTLEEPLLGDQQGQDPGQSTTPDHGPELIFSEVEDEKPKEVDLLPAVERHKRIAQLQAKLMQAAAEGAVRVKRRRGPHRGEDFTLTQALVKADFWLIFFSLLLGSGSGLTVIDNLGQMSQSLGYDNTHVFVSMISIWNFLGRIGGGYFSELIVRDYAYPRPVAIAVAQLVMSVGHIFFAYGWPGAMHIGTLLIGLGYGAHWAIVPATASELFGLKKFGALYNFLTLANPAGSLVFSGLIASSIYDREAERQAQGSLFNPDDVLRCRGSICYFLTSLIMSGFCLIAAALSMILVQRTKPVYTNLYGKTRN; encoded by the exons ATGGCGAGGACGACGCGAGAAAGAGTGAAATCGTTCATAAACAATAGATGGCTAGTGTTTGTTGCGGCCATGTGGATTCAGTCTTGCGCTGGCATCGGTTACTTGTTCGGCAGCATCTCTCCTGTCATCAAGAGCTCCCTCAACTACAACCAGAAACAGCTCTCCAGGCTCGGTGTCGCCAAAGATCTCGGCGATAGTGTCGGCTTCCTCGCTGGTACTCTCTCCGAGATCTTGCCTCTCTGGGCCGCTCTTCTCGTCGGCTCTGTCCAGAACCTTGTCGGCTATGGCTGGGTTTGGCTTATCGTCACCGGTCGTGCTCCCATTCTTCCTTTATGGGCT ATGTGTATCCTCATTTTTGTTGGGAACAACGGGGAGACCTACTTCAACACCGCTGCATTAGTTTCTGGTGTTCAGAACTTTCCCAAGAGCCGTGGTCCTGTCGTCGGTATCCTCAAGGGGTTTGCTGGCCTCGGCGGTGCCATCCTCTCCCAGGTATACACAATGATCCACTCCTCTGACCGTGCATCCCTCATCTTCATGGTTGCTGTTGCCCCTtcagttgttgttgttcctcTCATGTTCTTCATCAGACCCGTCGGTGGTCACAGACAGATCCGTTCTTCTGATGCCACCAGCTTCACCGTCATCTATGCCGTCTGCATTCTACTTGCTGCCTATCTCATGGCAGTGATGCTTGTTGAAGATTTCATTGATCTTAGCCATTCAATCATCATTGCTTTCACCGTTGTCTTGTTTGCCATTCTTCTTGTACCCATCTTCATACCAATCGCAACGAGTTGCTTCACAGCATCAACCGACCCCTGTGACACGCTCGAAGAACCTCTCCTTGGCGATCAGCAAGGTCAGGATCCGGGACAGTCCACCACCCCTGACCATGGTCCTGAGCTTATATTTAGTGAAGTGGAAGAcgagaaaccaaaagaagtAGATTTGCTTCCTGCAGTGGAGAGACATAAGAGAATTGCTCAGTTGCAAGCAAAGCTGATGCAAGCAGCTGCAGAGGGTGCTGTTCGGGTCAAGAGACGGAGGGGCCCTCACAGAGGCGAGGATTTTACTTTAACTCAAGCACTCGTTAAAGCCGATTTCtggctcatcttcttctccctcttgCTCGGATCTGGTTCGGGTCTAACGGTCATAGATAACCTTGGGCAGATGAGTCAGTCTCTCGGTTACGATAACACTCACGTCTTTGTGTCCATGATTAGCATTTGGAACTTCCTTGGACGCATTGGAGGCGGTTATTTCTCCGAACTCATCGTCAG GGACTATGCGTACCCAAGACCGGTTGCTATAGCAGTGGCTCAGCTTGTAATGTCAGTAGGACACATCTTCTTTGCATACGGATGGCCTGGAGCTATGCACATCGGCACACTATTGATTGGACTTGGCTATGGTGCTCACTGGGCCATCGTCCCAGCCACTGCCTCTGAGCTCTTTGGTCTAAAGAAGTTTGGAGCTTTATACAATTTCCTGACGCTGGCCAACCCAGCGGGATCCTTAGTCTTTTCGGGGCTGATCGCAAGTTCCATTTATGACCGCGAAGCAGAGAGGCAAGCACAAGGATCCTTGTTCAATCCTGACGATGTCCTGAGATGCCGAGGTTCCATCTGTTACTTCTTGACGTCACTCATAATGTCTGGATTCTGCCTCATTGCGGCCGCCTTGAGTATGATCCTTGTGCAACGTACGAAGCCGGTTTACACAAATCTCTACGGCAAAACCCGCAACTGA
- a CDS encoding Major facilitator superfamily protein (Major facilitator superfamily protein; EXPRESSED IN: 23 plant structures; EXPRESSED DURING: 13 growth stages; CONTAINS InterPro DOMAIN/s: Nodulin-like (InterPro:IPR010658), Major facilitator superfamily, general substrate transporter (InterPro:IPR016196); BEST Arabidopsis thaliana protein match is: Major facilitator superfamily protein (TAIR:AT5G14120.1); Has 2385 Blast hits to 2366 proteins in 748 species: Archae - 24; Bacteria - 1277; Metazoa - 8; Fungi - 194; Plants - 581; Viruses - 0; Other Eukaryotes - 301 (source: NCBI BLink).) encodes MCILIFVGNNGETYFNTAALVSGVQNFPKSRGPVVGILKGFAGLGGAILSQVYTMIHSSDRASLIFMVAVAPSVVVVPLMFFIRPVGGHRQIRSSDATSFTVIYAVCILLAAYLMAVMLVEDFIDLSHSIIIAFTVVLFAILLVPIFIPIATSCFTASTDPCDTLEEPLLGDQQGQDPGQSTTPDHGPELIFSEVEDEKPKEVDLLPAVERHKRIAQLQAKLMQAAAEGAVRVKRRRGPHRGEDFTLTQALVKADFWLIFFSLLLGSGSGLTVIDNLGQMSQSLGYDNTHVFVSMISIWNFLGRIGGGYFSELIVRDYAYPRPVAIAVAQLVMSVGHIFFAYGWPGAMHIGTLLIGLGYGAHWAIVPATASELFGLKKFGALYNFLTLANPAGSLVFSGLIASSIYDREAERQAQGSLFNPDDVLRCRGSICYFLTSLIMSGFCLIAAALSMILVQRTKPVYTNLYGKTRN; translated from the exons ATGTGTATCCTCATTTTTGTTGGGAACAACGGGGAGACCTACTTCAACACCGCTGCATTAGTTTCTGGTGTTCAGAACTTTCCCAAGAGCCGTGGTCCTGTCGTCGGTATCCTCAAGGGGTTTGCTGGCCTCGGCGGTGCCATCCTCTCCCAGGTATACACAATGATCCACTCCTCTGACCGTGCATCCCTCATCTTCATGGTTGCTGTTGCCCCTtcagttgttgttgttcctcTCATGTTCTTCATCAGACCCGTCGGTGGTCACAGACAGATCCGTTCTTCTGATGCCACCAGCTTCACCGTCATCTATGCCGTCTGCATTCTACTTGCTGCCTATCTCATGGCAGTGATGCTTGTTGAAGATTTCATTGATCTTAGCCATTCAATCATCATTGCTTTCACCGTTGTCTTGTTTGCCATTCTTCTTGTACCCATCTTCATACCAATCGCAACGAGTTGCTTCACAGCATCAACCGACCCCTGTGACACGCTCGAAGAACCTCTCCTTGGCGATCAGCAAGGTCAGGATCCGGGACAGTCCACCACCCCTGACCATGGTCCTGAGCTTATATTTAGTGAAGTGGAAGAcgagaaaccaaaagaagtAGATTTGCTTCCTGCAGTGGAGAGACATAAGAGAATTGCTCAGTTGCAAGCAAAGCTGATGCAAGCAGCTGCAGAGGGTGCTGTTCGGGTCAAGAGACGGAGGGGCCCTCACAGAGGCGAGGATTTTACTTTAACTCAAGCACTCGTTAAAGCCGATTTCtggctcatcttcttctccctcttgCTCGGATCTGGTTCGGGTCTAACGGTCATAGATAACCTTGGGCAGATGAGTCAGTCTCTCGGTTACGATAACACTCACGTCTTTGTGTCCATGATTAGCATTTGGAACTTCCTTGGACGCATTGGAGGCGGTTATTTCTCCGAACTCATCGTCAG GGACTATGCGTACCCAAGACCGGTTGCTATAGCAGTGGCTCAGCTTGTAATGTCAGTAGGACACATCTTCTTTGCATACGGATGGCCTGGAGCTATGCACATCGGCACACTATTGATTGGACTTGGCTATGGTGCTCACTGGGCCATCGTCCCAGCCACTGCCTCTGAGCTCTTTGGTCTAAAGAAGTTTGGAGCTTTATACAATTTCCTGACGCTGGCCAACCCAGCGGGATCCTTAGTCTTTTCGGGGCTGATCGCAAGTTCCATTTATGACCGCGAAGCAGAGAGGCAAGCACAAGGATCCTTGTTCAATCCTGACGATGTCCTGAGATGCCGAGGTTCCATCTGTTACTTCTTGACGTCACTCATAATGTCTGGATTCTGCCTCATTGCGGCCGCCTTGAGTATGATCCTTGTGCAACGTACGAAGCCGGTTTACACAAATCTCTACGGCAAAACCCGCAACTGA